From Ascaphus truei isolate aAscTru1 chromosome 20, aAscTru1.hap1, whole genome shotgun sequence, one genomic window encodes:
- the LOC142470856 gene encoding vitelline membrane outer layer protein 1 homolog — MMFQVVSSLLLLSLFSVGQGNSKSLISVSNGGEWGEWGPAEYCPDGSRARGFSLMLVKTHGVSENTALTAIRLYCVIEIDDQNATLIQSTEGRWGPWTSPIWCLHGNLIAFSLRVEHRLGHGAEIDIATANIQFMCSDKQNFLSFLPPVGSGEEWSPTCRFGICGIRTKVGSPHGHGDDPVLSDVQFTCCAN, encoded by the exons ATGATGTTCCAGGTGGtctcatccctcctcctcctctctctcttctcagtaGGACAAGGGAACTCTAAAAGTCTCATCAGTGTCTCCAACGGAGGTGAATGGGGTGAATGGGGGCCAGCTGAGTATTGTCCCGATGGTTCCCGTGCCAGAGGATTCTCTCTCATG TTGGTAAAGACGCATGGGGTCAGTGAGAATACGGCTCTGACCGCGATCCGACTGTACTGCGTTATCGAAATCGACGATCAGAATGCAACTTTAATCCAGTCTACTGAAGGAAG GTGGGGCCCATGGACCTCCCCTATATGGTGTCTACACGGCAACCTCATTGCTTTCTCCTTGAGAGTAGAGCACCGTCTCGGGCACGGTGCCGAAATTGACATTGCCACCGCCAACATCCAGTTTATGTGCTCAGACAAACAGAACTTCCTTTCTTTTTTGCCTCCAGTGGGGTCAGGCGAAGAGTGGAGCCCGACCTGCAGATTCGGGATCTGTGGCATCCGCACCAAGGTGGGGTCACCCCATGGACACGGAGATGACCCGGTCCTCAGTGATGTCCAGTTCACATGCTGTGCCAACTGA